DNA from Streptomyces luteogriseus:
CGGCATGACGGCCGAGGCCGAGTCGTTCACGGCCGGCATCCTCGCCCATCTGCCCGCCCTCACGGCCGTCACCGCCCCGAGCCCCGCCAGCCATCTGAGGCTCAGGCCCTCCCAGTGGGCCGGGGTGTTCACCGCCTGGGGCCGCGAGACCCGGGAGACCGCGCTGCGGGTCGTCACCGGCACCACGGGGCTGCGCGACCGGGCGGCCAACCTGGAGATCAAACCCGTCGACCTGGCCGCCAACCCCTACCTCGCGATCGGCTCCCTGATCGCCGCCGGGCTGGATGGCCTGACGTCGGCCGCCGCCCTGCCCGACGAGACCACCGGCGACCCGGCCCACCTGAGCGAGGCGGAGGCGGAGGCCCGGGGCGTGCGACGGCTGCCGGACTCCCTGGAGCGGGCCGTCGAGGAGTTCCGCGACGACGACGTCCTGCGGACGGCGCTGGGCCCGGTCCTGGCCGACGCGGTCATCGCCGTACGGCGGGGCGAGCAGGAGTGTGTCGCCGGGCTGGACGACGACCAGGTGGCGGCGGCGTACCGCTGGACGTACTGACATGGGTGCGGTCCGCGAGACGCTCGACGCCGTACGGCTGGTCGACCACCACTGCCACGGCACGGTCGCTGCCGACCTCGGCCGGGACGCCTTCGAGTCCCTCCTCACCGAGGGCGAGGCGTGGCCGGGGATCTCGCCCTTCGACAGTCCGGCGGGCGTGGCCGTGCGCCGCCACTGCGCTCCCCTGCTCGACCTGCCCCGGCACACGCCCGCCGAGGAGTACCTCGCCCGCCGCTCGGAACTCGGCCGGCGCGAGGTGCAGCGCCGCTTCCTGCGCGCCGCGGGCACGGACGTCTTCTGCGTCGACACCGGCTACGCCCCCGACCCCCTCACCACGCCGCGGGAGATCGCCGAGGCCGCGGGCGGGACCTCGTACGAGGTCGTTCGGCTGGAGGGCGTCGCGGAGTCGGTGCAGACCGCGGGGGTCGAACCGGACGCGTACGCGGACACCTTCCGCACGGCGGCGCTGGAGGCCGTGCGGCGGCCCGGCGTGGTGGCCGTGAAGTCGGTGGCGGCCTACCGCACCGGCTTCGACCTGGACCCGGCCCGCCCGTCGGAGGTGGAGGTCACCGAAGCGGCCCGGCGCTGGTTCGCCAGGGGCGGACGTCTGGACGACCCGGTCCTCGTACGGCACCTGCTGTGGACCGCCGTCGACCTGGGTCTGCCGCTCCAGCTGCACACCGGGTTCGGCGACAGCGACATCCGGCTGCACCGCGCCGACCCGGCCCGCCTCACGGACTGGCTGCACCTCACCGCCGGGACGATCCCGGTCCTGCTCCTGCATTGCTGGCCCTACCAGCGGCAGGCGGCCTACCTCGCCGCGGTCTTCGAGCGGGTGTACCTCGACGTCGGACTCACCCTCCACCATGTCGGCCCCGCCCGGGCCGGTGGGGTCCTCGCGGAGGCCCTGGAGATCACGCCGTTCCGCAAACTGCTGTACAGCTCGGACGCGTACGGTGTGGCCGAGTTCTTCCACCTCGGGGCGCTCGCCTTCCGGCAGGGGCTCGCGGAACTGCTCCAGGGTCGCGTGGACGCCGACGAGCTCTCCTTGCCGGACGCGCTGCGGATCGCGCGGTGGACCGGGCGGGACAACGCCCTGCGGGTCTACCGGCTGGAGGCCGACGGGCCGGAGGACGATTGAACAGGCGTGTGGCCGGTCACAGTTCTCCTGGAGCGGCTACCCAGGAAGTCCGAACGGCTGAAAGTATGATCAAACAATGTCTGACATGACCGAAACCACGCCCGGCTGGCTGTCCTCCGACGAGCTGGAGATGACACGCGCCCGCCTGCCGATCCTCTACGTCGAGGCCGTCCCGGTCCGCGTCGACGACAGCGGCGAGGTGACCAGCGTCGGCCTGCTGCTGCGCATCGGCCCCGACGGTACGGTCAGCCGGACGCTGGTCTCCGGCCGCGTACTGCACCACGAGCGCGTCCGTGACGCCCTCCTGCGCCACCTGGAGAAGGACCTCGGCCCGGTCGCGCTGCCCCGCGTCCCGGCGTCGCTCCAGCCGTTCACGGTCGCGGAGTACTTCCCGACGCAGGGCATCACGCCGTACCACGACCCGCGCCAGCACGCGGTGTCCCTCGCCTACATCGTGCCGGTGACGGGCGACTGCCGGCCCCGGCAGGACGCGCTGGACCTGGTCTGGTTCAGCCCCCAGGATGCCGTCTCGGAAGCCGTGCAGAGCGAGATGCCGGGCGGGCACGGGGTGCTGCTGAAGCAGGCGCTGGCGCATGCGGGCTGCGCGATCTGAGGCCTGAGCTCTCTCACGTCGGAGAACGACAAGAGGCCGTATCCGTGGAATCCGATACGGCCTCTGAGTGACTGCTTCACAGTCGGGACGACAGGATTTGAACCTGCGACCCCTTGACCCCCAGTCAAGTGCGCTACCAAGCTGCGCCACGTCCCGATGCCCGCCTGACCTGGGAGTTCCCCCGGCCGAACGCGCAGGGAAACAATACCGCACTCGTACCGGTGATCGCGCATCCGTTTCCGTGCGGCAGCCGCTTGACCTCAAGTTCGGTTGAGGTTGCACGCTCGTCGTCATGACCGACGCGACACGGACATCCACGTACACGCATGCCGATCTGCCGGGCCTGATGGGCCTGATGACCGGCGACGAGAAGCACGGCCCGGCCGCCACGTCCACGCTGGACGTGGTGTGGGTGCTGTACGACCGGGTGCTGCGGGTGAGCCCGGAGGGCAGGGACGCCCCGGGGCGGGACCGGTTCCTGCTGTCCAAGGGGCACGGGCCGATGGCGTACTACGCCGTGCTGGCCGCCAAGGGGTTCGTGCCGGTGGAATGGCTGCCGGGCTTCGGCTCGTACGACTCCCCGCTCGGCCACCATCCCGACCGGACGCTCGTGCCGGGGGCCGAGATCGGCAGCGGATCGCTGGGCCACGGACTGCCGATCGCCGTCGGTACCGCGCTGGGGCTGCGTGCCCAGGGGCTCGACGAGCCGCGGGTGTGGACGCTGGTCGGGGACGCGGAGCTGGACGAGGGCAGCAACCACGAGGCGATCGCGTTCGCCGGGCCCGCCGGGCTCGACCGGCTGCACACCGTCGTCGTCGACAACTCCTCCGCCCGATACGCCCGCCCCGGCGGGATCGCCGCACGCTTCGAGGCGGCTGGCTGGTCCGCGCTGACCGTCGACGGCCGTGACCACGAGGCCCTGTACACCGCCTTCACCGCGCCGCACCCGGGCCGCCCGCACGTGGTCGTGGCCCGGGTCGAGCCGAAGTCCGCCTGATCTTCCGCCACCGAGACCGAGGAGTCTCCCTTCCATGGACACCATGCGTGACCGTTTCGCCCCTGTCGTCTCCCGTCTGCTCGACGAGGATCCCCGGGTGGCCGTGGTCCTCGCCGCGATCGGCACGGACGGCTTCGCCGGGGCCACCCGCCGCCATCCCGACCGCGTCGTCGACGTCGGCATCCGGGAGCAGCTCCTGATCGGGGCGGCGGCCGGGCTGGCGCTGACCGGGCTGCGGCCCGTCGTGCACACCTTCGCCAGCTTCCTCGTGGAGCGGCCCTTCGAGCAGGTGAAGCTGGACCTCGGACACCAGGAGGCGGGCGCGGTGCTGGTGAGTGCCGCCGCCTCCTTCGACTGGCCGGCCGGGGGCTACACGCACATGGCACCGGGCGACGTGGCGCTGCTCGACACGCTGGACGGCTGGACCGTGCATGTGCCGGGGCACCCGGACGAGGCCGAGACACTGCTGCGGCACGCGGTCGCCGCGGGCGACGACAAGGTGTACGTACGGCTGTCCGTGCAGGCCAACGGGCAGGCGCTGCCGGTCGACGGGGAGCGCTTCCGTACGGTCCGCGAGGGACGCTCCGGCGTGGTGGTCGCCGTCGGGCCGATGCTCGACGCCGTACTCGCCGCCACCGAGGGGCTGGACGTCACCGTCCTGTACGCGACCACCGTCCGCCCCTTCGACGGGGCCGCCCTGCGCCGGGCCACCGAGGCGGGCGGGACGGACGTCGTCCTCGTCGAGCCCTACCTGGCGGGCACGTCGACGGCCGCCGCGAACGACGCGCTGTCGGATGTGCCGCACCGGCTCCTCGGACTGGGCGTCGGCCGCCGCGAACTGCGGCGGTACGGGCGGCTGGAGGAGCATGTCGCCGCCCACGGTCTCGACGCCCGGTCGCTGCGGGAGCGCATCGCGGGGTTCCTCGGGGCGGCGGTCCGCGTCTGAGATCAGGAGGGCGTCACTGCGCGGGCAGGCCGAGCCGGGGGTGGGCCTCCAGGAGCCGGGTCGGGGCCGCCTGGCGCCAGGAGTCGGCGAGGACGTCCCGCAGCTCGCCCTCGTCCTCGATGGCGTCGAGCCGGGCCCGCACCCAGGCGAACTGGGACTCGTGGTCGGCGATCCAGAACTTCCCCGGCTCGGCGAGCACCAGTTCGTCGCGCTCCTCCTTGGGGCAGCGCACGGCGATGGAGGTCTCGTCCTCCGGCAGCGTGGCGAACATCTTTCCCGCCACCCGGAACGTGGGCATGCTCCAGGCGATCTTTTCCGTCGTGTCCGGCAGGGACAGGGCGATCCGTCGTACGTCTTCGGCATCCGGCATGGCAGGCACCGTATCGGCTCGCACTGACAATCACCTGGTGAGAGCGGTTGCCGGTAGGCGCTTGTAGTAGATCGTCGTCGGCCGGAGCACGCCGCCGGGGTCGGCCGCGTAGTCGGGAATGGCGCCGATCGGGGACCAGCCGCTGGACCGGTACAGAGGTTCGGCGGGGCTGCCGGTCTCGGTGTCCAGGTGCAGAAGGCTGACACCGGCCGCCGTGGCCGCGGCCTCCGCCGTGGCCAGGAGCCTCCGGCCGAGGCCGCGCCCACGGGCCTCCGGGTGCACCATCAGCTTCACGAGCTCGGCGCGGTGACGGCTGTTGGGCTTGTCGGGGAAGGCCAGGCTGACGGTGCCGAGCACCCGCTCCCCGTCGCACGCCACCCACACGGCGAGCCGGCCCGCGGCCACGTCGGCGGCCCGGCCCTCCCACCAGGCAAGGGCCTCCGCCCGGCTCAGCGGGGCGAGGAAGCCGACGGAGGCACCCCCGTTCACGGTGCCGGTCAGCAGCTCCGCCAACTCCGCCGCCCTGTGCAGCAGTTGCCTCTCGTCCAGTCGGTTCACGGTCGCACCACCGCCAGCAGATAGCGGACGCCCTCGGGATCCGCGCACCGGAACCGGGTCGGGCCCCACACCCGCATCCGCAGGCAGTCACCGGCGCCCAGGCGGTGTTCGGTGTCCTGCGCGGTCACGTCCAGGGCGCCTTCCAGGATCCAGAGGTGCTGCTCCAGTCCGGCCACGGGCGGGC
Protein-coding regions in this window:
- a CDS encoding amidohydrolase family protein produces the protein MGAVRETLDAVRLVDHHCHGTVAADLGRDAFESLLTEGEAWPGISPFDSPAGVAVRRHCAPLLDLPRHTPAEEYLARRSELGRREVQRRFLRAAGTDVFCVDTGYAPDPLTTPREIAEAAGGTSYEVVRLEGVAESVQTAGVEPDAYADTFRTAALEAVRRPGVVAVKSVAAYRTGFDLDPARPSEVEVTEAARRWFARGGRLDDPVLVRHLLWTAVDLGLPLQLHTGFGDSDIRLHRADPARLTDWLHLTAGTIPVLLLHCWPYQRQAAYLAAVFERVYLDVGLTLHHVGPARAGGVLAEALEITPFRKLLYSSDAYGVAEFFHLGALAFRQGLAELLQGRVDADELSLPDALRIARWTGRDNALRVYRLEADGPEDD
- a CDS encoding NUDIX hydrolase family protein, with product MSDMTETTPGWLSSDELEMTRARLPILYVEAVPVRVDDSGEVTSVGLLLRIGPDGTVSRTLVSGRVLHHERVRDALLRHLEKDLGPVALPRVPASLQPFTVAEYFPTQGITPYHDPRQHAVSLAYIVPVTGDCRPRQDALDLVWFSPQDAVSEAVQSEMPGGHGVLLKQALAHAGCAI
- a CDS encoding transketolase; its protein translation is MTDATRTSTYTHADLPGLMGLMTGDEKHGPAATSTLDVVWVLYDRVLRVSPEGRDAPGRDRFLLSKGHGPMAYYAVLAAKGFVPVEWLPGFGSYDSPLGHHPDRTLVPGAEIGSGSLGHGLPIAVGTALGLRAQGLDEPRVWTLVGDAELDEGSNHEAIAFAGPAGLDRLHTVVVDNSSARYARPGGIAARFEAAGWSALTVDGRDHEALYTAFTAPHPGRPHVVVARVEPKSA
- a CDS encoding transketolase family protein — translated: MDTMRDRFAPVVSRLLDEDPRVAVVLAAIGTDGFAGATRRHPDRVVDVGIREQLLIGAAAGLALTGLRPVVHTFASFLVERPFEQVKLDLGHQEAGAVLVSAAASFDWPAGGYTHMAPGDVALLDTLDGWTVHVPGHPDEAETLLRHAVAAGDDKVYVRLSVQANGQALPVDGERFRTVREGRSGVVVAVGPMLDAVLAATEGLDVTVLYATTVRPFDGAALRRATEAGGTDVVLVEPYLAGTSTAAANDALSDVPHRLLGLGVGRRELRRYGRLEEHVAAHGLDARSLRERIAGFLGAAVRV
- a CDS encoding MmcQ/YjbR family DNA-binding protein, with protein sequence MPDAEDVRRIALSLPDTTEKIAWSMPTFRVAGKMFATLPEDETSIAVRCPKEERDELVLAEPGKFWIADHESQFAWVRARLDAIEDEGELRDVLADSWRQAAPTRLLEAHPRLGLPAQ
- a CDS encoding GNAT family N-acetyltransferase — its product is MNRLDERQLLHRAAELAELLTGTVNGGASVGFLAPLSRAEALAWWEGRAADVAAGRLAVWVACDGERVLGTVSLAFPDKPNSRHRAELVKLMVHPEARGRGLGRRLLATAEAAATAAGVSLLHLDTETGSPAEPLYRSSGWSPIGAIPDYAADPGGVLRPTTIYYKRLPATALTR